The following proteins come from a genomic window of Corallococcus sp. NCRR:
- the trpD gene encoding anthranilate phosphoribosyltransferase has translation MTLKEALGKVVSRRDLSREEMASVMGQMLAGEASAAQIGALAAALRMKGETEDEILGAAEAMRACAARIAPLAEVVLDTCGTGGDGAHTFNISTAVAFVAAGAGVTVAKHGNRAVSSRCGSADVLAALGVSMERAHAQVARDIDEHGVGFLFAPSHHSALRHVAQARRDLGFHSVFNLLGPLTNPAGARYQLLGTFDRQRVEQTARVLGRLGSRRAWVVHGHDGLDEISPCAPTEVAELCADGTVRRFTVTPEDAGLPTVPRESIAGGDAEENAKRLRALLAGERDGVRTAVLLNAAAALLIVGLVDTLKEGVKRAEHAIDSGAAERKLAALIQKAAA, from the coding sequence ATGACCCTCAAGGAAGCGCTGGGCAAGGTGGTGAGCCGGCGCGACCTCTCCCGCGAGGAGATGGCCTCCGTCATGGGCCAGATGCTCGCGGGCGAGGCCTCCGCCGCGCAGATTGGCGCGCTGGCGGCCGCGCTGCGCATGAAGGGAGAGACCGAGGACGAAATCCTCGGCGCGGCGGAGGCCATGCGGGCCTGCGCGGCGAGGATTGCTCCGCTGGCGGAGGTGGTGCTCGACACCTGCGGTACGGGGGGTGATGGAGCGCACACCTTCAACATCTCCACCGCGGTGGCCTTCGTGGCCGCCGGGGCGGGGGTGACGGTGGCCAAGCACGGCAACCGCGCGGTCTCCAGCCGCTGCGGCAGCGCGGACGTGCTGGCGGCGCTGGGCGTGTCCATGGAGCGGGCGCACGCGCAGGTGGCGCGCGACATCGACGAGCACGGGGTGGGCTTCCTCTTCGCGCCCTCGCACCACAGCGCCCTGAGGCACGTGGCGCAGGCGCGCAGGGACCTGGGCTTCCACAGCGTGTTCAACCTGCTGGGGCCGCTGACGAACCCCGCGGGCGCGCGCTACCAGCTGCTGGGCACGTTCGACCGGCAGCGCGTGGAGCAGACCGCGCGGGTGCTGGGGCGGCTGGGCAGCCGGCGCGCCTGGGTGGTGCACGGGCACGACGGGCTGGATGAGATTTCACCGTGCGCGCCCACGGAGGTCGCGGAGCTGTGCGCGGACGGCACCGTGCGCCGCTTCACCGTGACGCCGGAGGACGCGGGCCTGCCGACGGTGCCGCGGGAGTCCATCGCGGGAGGCGACGCGGAGGAGAACGCGAAGCGCCTGCGCGCGCTGCTCGCGGGAGAGCGCGACGGCGTGCGCACGGCGGTGCTGCTCAACGCGGCCGCCGCGCTGCTCATCGTGGGGCTGGTGGACACCCTGAAGGAGGGCGTGAAGCGGGCCGAGCACGCCATCGACTCCGGGGCCGCCGAACGCAAGCTCGCGGCGCTCATCCAGAAGGCCGCGGCATGA
- a CDS encoding indole-3-glycerol phosphate synthase TrpC, with amino-acid sequence MTTSSSAAKAAEAPGTLDVIMARKRRELGTRPPPTHGAHPPTRDFAQALVRRVLGHPVNVIAEVKRKSPSGGAFPHADVVAVARSYEAAGACAISVLTDGPDFGGSLEDLVAVRAAVSIPVLRKDFLVAASEVEESAAWGADAVLLIADALTDAELREMLSTAKRVRVAALVEAHTEAHAERALAAGASIIGLNNRDLATLKTDTGTALRVMPALRSRSTALVAESGLKSLADLTAARDAGANAVLVGESLLRDADPGRALRRLLGLEGGGT; translated from the coding sequence ATGACGACCTCCTCTTCGGCAGCGAAGGCCGCGGAAGCACCGGGCACGCTGGACGTCATCATGGCGCGCAAGCGCCGGGAGCTGGGCACCCGCCCTCCTCCCACGCACGGCGCGCATCCCCCGACGCGGGACTTCGCCCAGGCGCTGGTGCGGCGTGTGCTGGGGCACCCGGTCAACGTCATCGCGGAGGTGAAGCGCAAGAGCCCCTCGGGCGGCGCCTTCCCGCACGCGGACGTCGTCGCGGTGGCCCGCTCCTATGAAGCCGCGGGCGCCTGCGCCATCAGCGTGCTCACGGACGGGCCGGACTTCGGCGGCAGCCTGGAGGACCTGGTCGCGGTCCGGGCCGCCGTGTCCATCCCCGTGCTGCGCAAGGACTTCCTCGTCGCCGCCAGCGAGGTGGAGGAGAGCGCGGCCTGGGGCGCGGACGCGGTGCTGCTCATCGCGGACGCGCTCACGGACGCGGAGCTCCGGGAGATGCTCTCCACCGCGAAGCGGGTGCGCGTGGCCGCGCTCGTCGAAGCCCACACGGAGGCGCACGCCGAACGCGCGCTCGCCGCGGGCGCGAGCATCATCGGCCTCAACAACCGCGACCTCGCCACGCTGAAGACGGACACCGGCACGGCGCTCCGGGTGATGCCCGCGCTGCGCTCCCGGTCCACCGCCCTGGTGGCGGAGAGCGGCCTCAAGAGCCTGGCGGACCTCACCGCCGCGCGCGACGCGGGCGCCAACGCCGTGCTCGTGGGCGAATCCCTGCTGCGCGACGCGGACCCCGGCCGGGCCCTGCGCCGGCTGCTGGGCCTGGAAGGCGGCGGGACATGA
- a CDS encoding phosphoribosylanthranilate isomerase, whose amino-acid sequence MNVLVKVCGVTRVADAKGVWAAGADAMGLNFHPGSPRFVDLATAAELGRTRPPLAAMVGVFVNAKPEDIRVRVRECGLTAVQLHGDEPPEACSGYGVPVIKALRVRGPDDVAKGRSYVGVGDVAGLLLDGAAPGYGGGGVTFDWSLVKQLSDCGLPVLVAGGLKPSNVAEAVRATRPYGVDVASGVESSPGIKDLDAVRAFVRTVRSLNP is encoded by the coding sequence ATGAACGTCCTGGTGAAGGTCTGCGGCGTGACGCGCGTCGCGGACGCGAAGGGCGTATGGGCCGCGGGCGCGGACGCGATGGGGCTCAACTTCCATCCCGGCTCCCCCCGCTTCGTGGACCTGGCCACGGCGGCGGAGCTTGGCCGCACGCGGCCCCCGCTGGCCGCGATGGTGGGCGTGTTCGTCAACGCGAAGCCGGAGGACATCCGCGTGCGCGTGCGCGAGTGCGGCCTCACCGCCGTGCAGCTCCACGGCGACGAGCCCCCCGAGGCCTGCTCCGGCTACGGCGTGCCCGTCATCAAGGCGCTGCGCGTGCGCGGGCCAGACGACGTGGCGAAGGGCCGAAGCTACGTGGGCGTGGGCGACGTGGCGGGGCTGCTGCTGGACGGCGCGGCCCCGGGCTACGGCGGCGGCGGCGTCACCTTCGACTGGTCGCTGGTGAAGCAGCTGTCGGACTGTGGCCTGCCGGTGCTGGTGGCGGGCGGCCTCAAGCCTTCCAACGTGGCCGAGGCCGTGAGGGCCACCCGGCCCTACGGTGTGGACGTGGCCAGCGGAGTGGAATCCTCCCCTGGCATCAAGGACCTGGACGCGGTGCGCGCCTTCGTGCGCACGGTCCGGTCCCTCAACCCCTGA
- the trpB gene encoding tryptophan synthase subunit beta, which yields MTTDTAVGRFGRYGGRYVPETLVPALLELEEAYSKAQADASFNEEVTRVLREYVGRPTTLTPAHRLTESWGGAQVWLKREDLAHTGAHKINNTVGQVLLARRMGKKRIIAETGAGQHGVATATACALFGLPCEVFMGTLDVERQALNVFRMRALGAVVRPVESGSRTLKDAMNEAMRVWVSQVQDTYYVIGSAAGPHPYPTIVRDFQSVIGREIRAQTLATIGRLPDAIIACVGGGSNAIGALHPFIPDTAVRLVGVEAAGHGLDSGQHGASLTLGTEGVLHGSRSLVLQDENGQIQEAHSISAGLDYPGVGPELAHLAKTGRMEVRTATDDDALSAFYEVARTEGILPALETSHAFAAARSLARDMGKGKHLVINCSGRGDKDVATISARGVPPATGVKS from the coding sequence ATGACGACGGACACTGCCGTGGGCCGCTTCGGCCGTTACGGCGGACGCTATGTGCCGGAGACCCTGGTCCCCGCGCTGCTGGAGCTGGAGGAGGCCTACTCGAAGGCGCAAGCCGACGCGTCCTTCAACGAGGAGGTGACCCGCGTGCTGCGCGAGTACGTGGGCCGCCCCACCACGCTGACGCCCGCGCACCGCCTCACGGAGTCATGGGGTGGCGCGCAGGTGTGGCTCAAGCGCGAGGACCTGGCGCACACGGGCGCGCACAAAATCAACAACACCGTGGGCCAGGTGCTGCTCGCCCGGCGCATGGGCAAGAAGCGCATCATCGCGGAGACGGGCGCGGGCCAGCACGGCGTGGCCACCGCCACCGCGTGCGCGCTCTTCGGCCTGCCCTGCGAGGTGTTCATGGGCACGCTGGACGTGGAGCGCCAGGCGCTCAACGTCTTCCGCATGCGCGCGCTGGGCGCGGTGGTGCGTCCGGTGGAGTCGGGCTCGCGCACGCTCAAGGACGCGATGAACGAAGCCATGCGCGTCTGGGTGTCGCAGGTGCAGGACACCTACTACGTCATCGGCAGCGCGGCGGGCCCGCACCCCTACCCCACCATCGTGCGCGACTTCCAATCCGTCATCGGCCGGGAGATCCGCGCCCAGACGCTGGCCACCATTGGCCGGCTGCCGGACGCCATCATCGCGTGCGTGGGCGGCGGCTCGAACGCCATCGGAGCGCTGCACCCCTTCATCCCGGACACGGCGGTGCGGCTCGTCGGCGTGGAGGCCGCGGGCCACGGCCTGGACTCCGGCCAGCACGGCGCGTCGCTGACGCTGGGCACGGAGGGCGTGCTGCACGGCTCGCGCTCGCTGGTGCTCCAGGACGAGAACGGCCAGATTCAAGAGGCGCACAGCATCTCCGCCGGCCTGGACTACCCGGGCGTGGGGCCGGAGCTGGCGCACCTGGCGAAGACGGGGCGCATGGAGGTGCGCACCGCGACGGACGACGACGCGCTCTCCGCCTTCTACGAGGTCGCGCGCACGGAGGGCATCCTCCCCGCGCTGGAGACCTCGCACGCGTTCGCGGCGGCGCGCTCGCTGGCCCGCGACATGGGCAAGGGCAAGCACCTGGTCATCAACTGCTCGGGCCGGGGTGACAAGGACGTGGCGACCATCTCGGCGCGCGGCGTGCCGCCGGCCACGGGGGTGAAGTCATGA
- the trpA gene encoding tryptophan synthase subunit alpha — MSTELGKAFAKAKARGEGALVAYAMAGDPDLPKSVDVFAAMVEGGADVLEIGVAFSDPIADGPVIQAASERALKAGATLRRVLDEVVPEVRRRCPETPLVIMTYVNVVMAMGEERYAKLARERGIAGTILPDLPPEESAGIRAAFDKEGVALVPLCAPTTPPARAEAIAKDARGFVYCVSVAGVTGMRAELPPDLSQRLDLVKRAASVPVVAGFGISNADTARPLVAHADGVVVGSALVKAAHSDGPAAAKQLCADIKRGLKR, encoded by the coding sequence ATGAGCACGGAGCTGGGCAAGGCGTTCGCGAAGGCGAAGGCCCGCGGCGAAGGCGCGCTGGTGGCGTACGCGATGGCGGGCGACCCGGACCTGCCCAAGTCCGTGGACGTCTTCGCCGCCATGGTGGAGGGCGGCGCGGACGTGCTGGAGATTGGCGTGGCGTTCAGCGACCCCATCGCGGACGGCCCCGTCATCCAGGCCGCGTCCGAGCGGGCGCTGAAGGCCGGCGCCACCCTGCGCCGCGTGCTGGATGAAGTCGTCCCGGAGGTGCGCCGCCGCTGCCCGGAGACGCCGCTGGTCATCATGACCTACGTCAACGTGGTGATGGCCATGGGCGAGGAGCGCTACGCGAAGCTCGCGCGCGAGCGGGGCATCGCCGGCACCATCCTCCCGGACCTGCCCCCGGAGGAGAGCGCGGGCATCCGCGCCGCGTTCGACAAGGAGGGCGTGGCCCTGGTGCCCCTGTGCGCGCCCACCACGCCGCCCGCGCGCGCGGAGGCCATCGCGAAGGACGCGCGAGGCTTCGTCTACTGCGTCTCCGTGGCGGGCGTCACCGGCATGCGCGCGGAGCTGCCGCCGGACCTGTCGCAGCGGCTGGACCTGGTGAAGCGCGCCGCGTCCGTGCCGGTGGTGGCGGGCTTCGGCATCTCCAACGCGGACACGGCCCGGCCGCTGGTGGCCCACGCGGACGGCGTCGTGGTGGGCAGCGCGCTGGTGAAGGCCGCCCACTCGGACGGTCCGGCCGCGGCGAAGCAGCTCTGCGCGGACATCAAGCGCGGCCTGAAGCGCTAA
- a CDS encoding GNAT family N-acetyltransferase: protein MHTPPTLGPTLETPRLILRPPTLQDLEGFVAMMADEESARYIGGLQPRSNVWRAVCAMAGSWVLQGFAMFSVFEKSTGKWVGRLGPWQPAEWPGPEVGWGLSRDAWGKGYATEGAAATIDWAFEHLGWTEVIHSISPPNEPSKQVARRLGSRFLRMGMLPAPYNDHEVEIWGQSREEWRTRKR from the coding sequence ATGCACACCCCGCCCACGCTGGGGCCCACCCTCGAAACGCCGCGCCTCATCCTGCGTCCGCCCACGCTCCAGGACCTGGAGGGCTTCGTGGCGATGATGGCGGACGAAGAGAGCGCGAGGTACATCGGCGGCCTCCAGCCCCGCTCCAACGTGTGGCGCGCCGTCTGCGCCATGGCCGGCTCCTGGGTGCTCCAGGGCTTCGCCATGTTCTCCGTGTTCGAGAAGTCCACCGGGAAGTGGGTGGGCCGGCTGGGGCCCTGGCAGCCCGCGGAGTGGCCGGGCCCGGAGGTCGGCTGGGGCCTGTCGCGCGACGCGTGGGGCAAGGGCTACGCGACGGAAGGCGCGGCGGCCACCATCGACTGGGCCTTCGAGCACCTCGGGTGGACGGAGGTCATCCACTCCATCTCCCCTCCGAACGAGCCCTCCAAGCAGGTGGCCCGCCGGCTGGGCTCGCGCTTCCTGCGCATGGGCATGCTGCCGGCGCCCTACAACGACCACGAGGTGGAGATCTGGGGCCAGAGCCGTGAGGAGTGGCGGACACGCAAGCGGTAG
- a CDS encoding histidine phosphatase family protein yields the protein MNTRAPQVVLVRHGETEWSRSSQHTGRTDLPLLEEGRQMAERLRAPLNKWRFAAVWTSPLMRALETCVLAGYGDVAQKKNDLMEFNYGDYEGRTGADIRTTRPDWTLWKDGVPNGETLEEVGARADRIIAEARALQDDVLLFSHGHMLRILASRWLGLPPDGGRLFHLGTASISVLGSEAGGRQPVLVSWNDTTHLKD from the coding sequence ATGAACACACGTGCCCCCCAGGTGGTCCTCGTCCGTCACGGTGAGACGGAGTGGAGCCGCAGCAGCCAGCACACCGGCCGCACGGACCTGCCGCTGCTGGAAGAGGGCCGCCAGATGGCGGAGCGGCTCCGAGCGCCCCTGAACAAGTGGCGCTTCGCCGCGGTGTGGACCAGCCCGCTGATGCGCGCGCTGGAGACGTGCGTGCTCGCGGGCTACGGCGACGTGGCCCAGAAGAAGAACGACCTGATGGAGTTCAACTACGGCGACTATGAAGGCCGCACCGGCGCGGACATCCGCACCACGCGCCCGGACTGGACGCTGTGGAAGGACGGCGTGCCCAACGGCGAGACGCTGGAAGAAGTGGGCGCCCGGGCCGACCGCATCATCGCGGAGGCGCGCGCGCTCCAGGACGACGTGCTCCTCTTCTCGCACGGGCACATGCTGCGCATCCTCGCCTCGCGCTGGCTGGGCCTGCCCCCGGACGGAGGCAGGCTGTTCCACCTGGGCACGGCCTCCATCAGCGTGCTGGGCTCCGAGGCCGGCGGCAGACAGCCGGTCCTCGTGAGCTGGAACGACACCACGCACCTGAAGGACTGA
- a CDS encoding anthranilate synthase component II, which translates to MILVIDNYDSFTFNLVQLLYTLGAEVKVVRNDALDVAGIAASGASHLVVSPGPCTPHEAGVSVAAISQSRVPVLGVCLGHQSIGAAFGGQVVRAPEPVHGKAAHIRHDGTGVFTGVRQGFQAARYHSLVVAAQSMPAELEATAWSQDGLVMALRHRARPVVGLQFHPESVLTPEGPSLVRNFLEGKL; encoded by the coding sequence GTGATCCTCGTCATCGACAACTACGACTCGTTCACCTTCAACCTGGTGCAGTTGCTCTACACGCTGGGCGCGGAGGTGAAGGTGGTGCGCAACGACGCGCTGGATGTCGCGGGCATCGCGGCGTCGGGCGCGTCCCACCTGGTGGTGTCCCCGGGGCCGTGCACGCCGCACGAGGCCGGGGTGAGCGTGGCGGCCATCTCCCAGTCCCGCGTGCCGGTGCTGGGCGTGTGCCTGGGGCACCAGTCCATTGGCGCGGCGTTCGGCGGGCAGGTGGTGCGCGCGCCGGAGCCCGTGCATGGCAAGGCGGCGCACATCCGGCATGACGGCACCGGCGTCTTCACCGGCGTGCGGCAGGGCTTCCAGGCGGCGCGCTACCACTCGCTGGTGGTGGCGGCGCAGTCCATGCCCGCGGAGCTGGAGGCCACGGCCTGGAGCCAGGACGGCTTGGTGATGGCGCTGCGTCACCGCGCGCGGCCGGTGGTGGGGTTGCAGTTCCATCCGGAGAGCGTGCTGACGCCGGAGGGCCCGTCGCTGGTGCGCAACTTCCTGGAGGGGAAGCTGTAG
- a CDS encoding anthranilate synthase component I family protein produces MDAQERKAAYRQRAEAGQAVPVSVELPADLDTPLSAYLKLGGGSRGFILESCYGGERFGRYSHVGANPAGRVRLDRDGLTLWRGSHEERREGRPLDVLRTLWRELSVATLPGEAPFLGGLVGYLGYNATSWFEPSVPDRHPRDTGFPDSEWLIAEDFVTHDTRTQTLKAIAIARPALHGSVAAALKDAEARAEAMAEKLRRPLPPEAYAAVPAQKNAPAPVACWDREGYARAVDKVKEYVRAGDCFQAVLARRFEAKGAIPPLSLYRALRRVNPSPYLFLVDLGEARALVGASPELLVQVRDGDVVVRPIAGTRRRGGSEAEDQALEKELLADEKERAEHIMLVDLGRNDVGRVAAPGTVRIEDLMIIERYSHVMHIVSQVRGKLDTSRFDALDALASTFPAGTVSGAPKIRAMQIIDELEPMRRGPYAGAVGYLSFCGTLDVAIALRTFFVDGDRTMWTAGAGLVADSDPMKEADETEAKAGAMAAALRLAREGGGR; encoded by the coding sequence ATGGATGCGCAGGAGCGGAAGGCAGCCTACCGGCAGCGCGCGGAAGCAGGTCAGGCGGTGCCGGTGTCGGTGGAGTTGCCGGCGGACCTGGATACACCGCTGTCGGCATACCTGAAGCTGGGCGGTGGAAGCCGCGGCTTCATCCTCGAGTCGTGCTACGGCGGCGAGCGCTTCGGGCGCTACAGCCACGTGGGCGCGAACCCGGCGGGCCGCGTGCGGCTGGACCGGGACGGGCTCACGTTGTGGCGTGGCTCGCATGAGGAGCGCCGCGAGGGACGGCCGCTGGACGTGCTGCGGACGCTGTGGCGCGAGCTGTCCGTGGCGACGCTGCCGGGCGAGGCGCCCTTCCTGGGCGGGCTCGTGGGCTACCTGGGCTACAACGCCACGTCGTGGTTCGAGCCGAGCGTGCCCGACCGCCACCCGCGCGACACGGGCTTCCCGGACTCCGAGTGGCTCATCGCGGAGGACTTCGTCACCCACGACACGCGCACCCAGACGCTCAAGGCCATCGCCATCGCGCGGCCCGCGCTGCACGGCAGCGTCGCGGCGGCGCTGAAGGACGCGGAGGCGCGCGCGGAGGCGATGGCGGAGAAGCTGCGCCGGCCGCTGCCGCCGGAGGCCTATGCCGCCGTCCCCGCGCAGAAGAACGCGCCGGCCCCCGTCGCGTGCTGGGACCGCGAGGGCTACGCCCGGGCGGTGGACAAGGTGAAGGAGTACGTGCGCGCGGGCGACTGCTTCCAGGCGGTGCTCGCGCGCAGGTTCGAGGCGAAGGGCGCCATTCCTCCACTGTCGCTCTACCGCGCGCTCAGGCGCGTGAACCCGTCGCCATACCTGTTCCTGGTGGACCTGGGCGAGGCGCGCGCGCTGGTGGGCGCGTCGCCGGAGCTGCTGGTGCAGGTGCGCGACGGGGACGTGGTGGTGCGGCCCATCGCGGGCACGCGCCGCCGGGGCGGCTCCGAGGCCGAGGATCAGGCGCTGGAGAAGGAGCTGCTCGCGGACGAGAAGGAGCGCGCCGAGCACATCATGCTGGTGGACCTGGGGCGCAACGACGTGGGCCGCGTGGCCGCGCCGGGCACGGTGCGCATCGAGGACCTGATGATCATCGAGCGCTACAGCCACGTGATGCACATCGTGTCCCAGGTGCGCGGCAAGCTGGACACCTCGCGGTTCGACGCGCTGGACGCGCTGGCGAGCACCTTCCCCGCGGGCACCGTGTCGGGCGCGCCGAAGATCCGCGCGATGCAGATCATCGACGAGCTGGAGCCCATGCGGCGCGGGCCCTATGCCGGCGCGGTGGGCTACCTGTCCTTCTGCGGCACGCTGGACGTGGCCATCGCGCTGCGCACCTTCTTCGTGGACGGCGACCGCACGATGTGGACCGCTGGCGCGGGGCTGGTGGCGGACTCGGACCCGATGAAGGAAGCGGACGAGACGGAGGCGAAGGCGGGCGCCATGGCCGCCGCGCTGCGGCTGGCTCGCGAAGGAGGTGGGCGGTGA
- a CDS encoding SH3 domain-containing protein: MLTTPALLLSLTLAQSSPASDVVLEYSSPLTEESAPDPEGFSFTAFTAGQTLYLGVDEANLRASAAADAGVVRTLMLGTPVRVLKAGARATVGEYINTWYQVAVVDAKAAPGSAPVTGWVFGNTLTPFRFEADLDGDGELEVATVVMSNEFKARVRVLEPNVKPPRRVSSVDVAVASTDYGGGRGGPVTVKLVPAKEAGVALLQLDSAPERCGDFVTSYVSYTGANGKPGVLGKAKLALELGGLMDPPNESTFKVSFQPAAKRALVVRTSVEEEEEGKPQTVTEREVYQWQDGVFAQAKPVAKP; this comes from the coding sequence ATGCTGACGACGCCCGCGCTCCTCCTGTCCCTCACCCTGGCCCAGTCCTCACCGGCTTCGGATGTGGTGCTCGAATACAGCTCACCGCTGACGGAGGAGAGCGCGCCGGATCCAGAGGGCTTCTCGTTCACGGCCTTCACGGCGGGCCAGACGCTCTACCTGGGCGTGGACGAGGCGAACCTGCGCGCGAGCGCGGCGGCGGACGCGGGCGTGGTGCGGACGCTGATGCTGGGCACGCCCGTGCGTGTACTGAAGGCGGGGGCTCGCGCGACGGTCGGCGAGTACATCAACACCTGGTACCAGGTGGCCGTCGTGGACGCGAAGGCGGCTCCAGGCTCGGCTCCCGTCACGGGTTGGGTCTTCGGCAACACGCTCACGCCGTTCCGCTTCGAGGCCGACCTGGACGGGGACGGCGAGCTGGAAGTGGCCACGGTGGTGATGAGCAACGAGTTCAAGGCGCGCGTGCGCGTGCTGGAGCCGAACGTGAAGCCGCCTCGCCGGGTGAGCAGCGTGGACGTGGCGGTCGCGTCCACGGACTACGGCGGAGGGCGGGGCGGCCCGGTGACGGTGAAGCTGGTCCCCGCGAAGGAGGCGGGCGTCGCGCTGCTGCAACTGGACTCCGCGCCGGAGCGCTGTGGCGACTTCGTCACGTCCTACGTGAGCTACACCGGAGCGAATGGGAAGCCGGGTGTGCTCGGCAAGGCGAAGCTGGCGCTGGAGCTGGGCGGGCTGATGGATCCCCCGAACGAGAGCACGTTCAAGGTCTCCTTCCAGCCAGCCGCGAAGCGGGCGCTGGTGGTGCGCACGAGCGTTGAAGAAGAGGAAGAAGGCAAGCCCCAGACGGTTACGGAGCGCGAGGTCTATCAGTGGCAGGACGGCGTGTTCGCCCAGGCGAAGCCCGTCGCGAAGCCGTAG
- a CDS encoding ligase-associated DNA damage response exonuclease, producing the protein MATATHQERTPLVSVTPLGLYCQAGNFYIDPWRPVERALVTHAHGDHARSGSKRYLGAAPGRGLLQRRLGADAVIDTLEYGETLKVGDTTVSFHPAGHVLGSAQIRVEHRGEVWIISGDYKRTPDPTCAPFEVVRCHTFITEATFGLPIYRWDDTGLVAQDILRWWDANREAGRSAVLFCYALGKAQRLLAELGKLTDRPAYVHGAVNGLVTAYREAGIAMLPTQMVSETEKGTSFAGALVLAPPSAAGSTWMRRFGEAETGFASGWMRVRGNRRRRGYDRGFVLSDHADWPDLLRTVADTQAEKVLVTHGYTDPLSHYLRERGVDASPLATPFEGEAED; encoded by the coding sequence GTGGCCACCGCGACCCACCAGGAACGAACGCCGCTGGTTTCCGTGACGCCGCTGGGCCTGTATTGCCAGGCGGGGAACTTCTACATCGACCCCTGGCGTCCCGTGGAGCGGGCGCTCGTCACGCATGCGCACGGCGACCACGCCCGGAGCGGAAGCAAACGCTACCTGGGGGCGGCTCCCGGACGAGGCCTGTTGCAGCGCCGCCTGGGAGCGGACGCGGTCATCGACACGCTGGAGTACGGCGAGACGCTGAAGGTGGGCGACACCACCGTGAGCTTCCACCCCGCGGGCCACGTGCTGGGCAGCGCGCAGATCCGCGTCGAGCACCGGGGCGAGGTGTGGATCATCTCCGGCGACTACAAGCGAACGCCGGACCCCACGTGCGCGCCCTTCGAAGTGGTGCGCTGCCACACCTTCATCACCGAGGCGACGTTCGGCCTGCCCATCTACCGCTGGGATGATACGGGCCTCGTGGCCCAGGACATCCTGCGCTGGTGGGACGCGAACCGCGAGGCGGGCCGCTCCGCGGTGCTCTTCTGCTACGCGCTGGGCAAGGCGCAGCGCCTGTTGGCGGAGCTGGGAAAGCTCACGGACCGGCCGGCCTACGTGCACGGCGCGGTGAACGGGCTCGTCACCGCGTACCGCGAGGCGGGCATCGCGATGCTGCCCACGCAGATGGTGTCGGAGACAGAGAAGGGCACGTCCTTCGCGGGAGCGCTGGTGCTGGCGCCTCCGAGCGCGGCCGGCTCCACGTGGATGCGCCGCTTCGGTGAGGCGGAGACGGGCTTCGCGTCGGGGTGGATGCGCGTGCGCGGCAACCGGCGCCGTCGCGGCTACGACCGGGGCTTCGTGCTCTCCGACCACGCGGATTGGCCGGACCTCTTGCGCACGGTGGCGGACACGCAGGCGGAGAAGGTGCTCGTCACGCACGGCTACACCGATCCCTTGTCGCACTACCTGCGGGAGCGGGGCGTGGATGCCTCGCCGCTCGCCACGCCCTTCGAGGGCGAAGCGGAGGACTGA